CCATGGTACAAAATTTCCAGGAGGCTCAACCGTAGGTTCATCGTCCTCTTTGGAGCAAGAGAAAACAATCAAAAATCCAATAAAAAGAAATATTAATTGGATGCTATTCAACTTGTTCATAATGGTAATTTTAAATCAATACAATATCGAAAATAAATAAATTAATTCTAAACTGCTGAGTTTTGAATGTTTTTTTGTAGAAAAGGAAAGAAATAATTTCAATAGAATTTCCTTACAATCAATTCAGAAGTTTTCCCTCTTTATCCAACTTTTCAAACCTGGAATAATTGCTGATAAACTCAGGAACCATTTTTTTAAGATGCTTTACTACATCCATTTCTGAGCCCTCTTCCAAAAGCTTTTTGAAAAGTTTTACCTCAGCATTAACCCTTTTGAAATCTGAGGGGCTGACTTGAGCAATCTTTATCTTTGGATGATAAGTTTCCTTTACCAATTCAAAATGGTTTAATAGTTCCTCAAAAAGCTTTTCACCTTGCCTTAATCCTGAAAATTCGATTTCAATGTCACGCCCTACCTTCTTACCGCTCAGCTGAATCATTTTTTCCGCAAGATCAACAATCTTTACAGGTTGCCCCATATCAAAAACAAAGATTTCTCCACCTAATCCCATTACCCCTGCTTCCAAAACCAATTGACATGCCTCCGGTATGGTCATAAAATACCGGGTTACATCCGGATGGGTTACCTTCACCGGTCCTCCGTTGAGAATCTGCTTTTTGAACAAAGGAATTACCGAACCATTTGAACCCAAAACATTTCCAAATCGAGTGGTTATAAATTTAGTTTGATTGCTGGAATTTTTCTGGTTCATATGCTGATCCAAAGCCTGTACATACATCTCTGCCGCCCTTTTAGTGGCTCCCATCACATTGGTTGGATTGACAGCCTTATCTGTACTGACCATAACGAATTTATCCACCTTAAAGAAGCAGGAAACATCCGCTAAGATTTTGGTGCCAAACAGATTAGTTCTTATCGCTTCCTCCGGATAGGTATCCATCAAAGGAACATGCTTATAGGCAGCGGCATGAAAAACAAATTGAGGCTGATAGGTGGCAAAAATTTCCATCATCCTATTTTTATTTCTGATATCTGCCAAAATAGCCTTCCTTTTAATTTGTTGAAAGCTTGAACTAAGCTCCTGGTCAATATCGAAAAGCGGGGATTCTGCCTGATCCAGCATCAGCAAAAGTGCAGGTTTACAATGCAACAATTGCCTGCATAATTCAGAGCCGATTGAACCCGCTGCTCCGGTTACCAATACCACTTTCCCGGAAATTGATTCTTTGACATTTTCTTTATCCAAAACAATTTCTTCTCTGCTCAACAAATCCTCAATCCGAATGTCTCTAATGTCCTTGGCTTTTAAACCCACATTGAACCAATCCTGAACTGGTGGTATAATTTTAGTGGGAATTCCCATCTCGAGACAAGCATCCACAATGGCCCGCTTTTTGGAACTCTCAATTTTATTGATGGCAATGACCACTTCTTGTACACCAAGCTTCTCCACTGCTTTTTTAAGCCCATCCAGTCCTAAAAATATGTGCTTTCCCTGTAGTAATTTGCCCACTTTTTTGGGGTCATCGTCAATAAATGCAACAGGCAATCTTTTATCCGCAGAATTTCCTGTTAATGCATTGAAAGTCAGTAAACCCGCCTCTCCGGCTCCATAGATAGCTACTTTCTTGATATCATCTTTATGCCTGATATACTGGGTATATTGGTAAAGCTCTCTGACCAACAAACGATACCCTAACAATAAGGGAAAGGCCAATAAAGAAGCAATCAGCGCCACGGAAAAAGGAAGCAGATAACCTGAATCAAACCAATTGAAAGTTTGATTGGCCTGTTTGATTAAAAATAACAAAACCTGTGAAAGCGCCAACATTTTCATCATGTTGGCCAGATCACTTAAATTGGTATGCCGTACGATTCCTACAAAAGACTTTGTCAATAGCATGGAAACAACCGACAATAGCGAAAAGGCAATTACCCCAGGCAAAATCTGAAACCTGTCAACCAATGACAGATCGAAATTGAACCTGATAAAAAATGCAAAGAAAGCAGCGTGGAAAATAATCAGAACATCTATCAAGACTATCAGCCACCGGGGAACTACTTTAAGTTTTTTAAAAAACTCCATCCTTTTCAACAAAAGTATTTTTTATCAACACAAAACATAAACACAAGATGGATTCAAATCTAACAAAGATTGGTTTAAAACGACAATCAATTCATTAAATTTTTATACCCATGAAAATTTTAACAATTACTTAACAATAATCAGCGGAGCTGGATCCAAAATCAACTTATTCCCAATCCATTTATGCCCGTCCGGTATATCTTGGTGAACGATACTTCCCGCACCTATGGTACACCATTTGCCGATTTTCACTCCAGGCAAAATAATGGCATTTGCCCCTATCAGACTTCCCTCTCCAACAGTAATCCCCCCACAAAGGGTCGCTTGCGGGGCTATATGGACATAATCTCCTATCAAGCAGTCGTGATCCACAGAGGCACCTGTATTGATAATTACTTGATCCCCTAAGGTACAATTGACTTTGATGATGGCACCTTCCATGACCACACATCCCGAACCCAAGAATGCCCTTTTGGAGAAAATGGCTGAGTCATGAATGATATTGGCAAAACGAACCCTGGAGGAAAGCTCCAAAGCCAAACGCTTCCTGGTCGCATTGTCACCAATAGCGATAAAGAGGCTGCTTTTAAAAACATAATTCTTGGGTATAGGCCCTAATACCGGATATCCTAAAATTTCTTTTTTTTCAGGATTATCGTCAAAAATTCCATGGATCTTTTCATAAGATTCAATCAGATCTATGATTACCCGCCCATGTCCAGAAGCACCGTAGATATACATGACAAAATTTTAAACCAATGTGTAAAGAAAATCAAATTCAAACAAAATGTTACCAAATAGGCAAAAAAAATCCCTAAAAAACAAAATTCTATAAAACAAAAATTTACAAAATTTAAAACTAAAAACACCCTTTAAAACAGTTCTAAAATGTGTTTTTTATTATTTGCCGCAAATTCCTGTGTTCAAAAAACAAGAAATCTTATTTTAATGCCGTTAAGTTAAGGAATGTGATTACCTAAAATCCGCAGGATTTTAGTTTGGAGATTTGAATCTGCTTGTTTGTGTTCATTTTTGGTCTAGTTCGGGAATTTCTTCCCTTTGATTGAAGAGTGTTCATAGTTTTGAGACAATGGATTTTAGGTTTGAGGATAAAATGGACGGTTTTTTTCCTCAATTTTAATGGAAAAGGCATACCTCTTCCCTGTAAATCTTTATTTTTTGAGCTCCTGAGGGGTTTTTATCTGAATTTAGTTCAAAATCGGCTTGTAATCCTTACTCGTGAACAGTTTGAGCACTTCTCTTCTTCCCGTTCTTATCCACTTGGCTGAAACAGTGATAAATCTGAAGATAAACTTCTTGAGCCTGTCGGTAGGCTTAAGCCAATCAACTTTTCTGGAATACTCTCCAATGATATAGGTGTAAAAATTGGCATACATAGCCGTCATAAGCATAAAGGAGGTATTCTCTGCAAGGAACGAACAGGGCAACTTAGACCAGCCAAAGTCATTGTTGAGTACATCAAACAAGCGTTCGCTTGCACCCCGGGCGTTATAAAACCTTACAACAGCTTCATTGGACGATGTATGTTCATTGGTCAGAATAGCCCTGTAAGTAAATGCATCTCCACTAAACACATCTGCCTGCCCGTCTTTACGCCTGATTCTGGTAATGACCAGCCTGTAAGACCTGTCTTTACCGAAAGGTTTGTAGTCGGATAGGTCAGTAACTTCCATTTCCTGTACACCCAAACGTATTTTCTGCCACTTCTCAGGGGCTATACTTCCAAGGATATTATCCAGTTTGGCACATCTGTTTGCCCGTATATAAAAGCTTTCGGTATGTGCTTCCAGTGTGCGGAGAACTTCTTCCTGATAGGATGCTGAATCGGCTCTGAACCTTCCGATACGGATATTTTCATTGGTAAGCTGCCCAAACATGCGTGTAAGTGTATCAGCCTGCAAATATTTGGCCTGACTGTTGCCATTTCTGCCCTCTACGTACACAGGAATGGCCTGTGAAAATTCAGGATGTGCTATGGAAGCTACACCTGGCTGATATCCATAGACGTGTTTATATGTCTTTTTTGAATCGTACTTTTCAGTTGGAATGACGGTGTTGTCATAATCGAGGTCGTAAGCAACACCTGACTTGAGTAATCCGGTCTTACAAGCTGATTTTAACAACAAGCTGTTGAGTTTTCCATTGATATTAAATTCATGGCTTACTCCACTGGACGGATTTATAAAGAGTTCTGTATCAACAGCAAGCTCTTTGATACCTCTCAGAATTGTATCGGCACTGCATACTGAAAATGAAGGGACCTGTTCAAGTGCGTCTCTCAAGTGAACATTGATATCTTCAGTACAGTCGCCACCATTAAAGAAAATAGCCATATGATTGGCGAAAATGTCACTGTATGAAAACCCTCCCCTTAAGGCTCTAACCCCCAATTGATTATCAATGAGTTCTGGGAGACCAGAATTTTTGAAAGAGTTAAAAACAAAATTAAAACCTCCGAAAGGTGTGATTTTTTCTGTCGAATTCGTAATTTTCATACCGCTTATCAAGGATGTGTGGTAACACCTAAATAAGTGAAAAAAAAACGAGCCGGAAAAGCCTGAATTGAATAAATTCAGCCACTTTTTCGGCTTTTTTTAAATCCGCCCTGCGGATTTAAGGGATTAAATAGATTTGTAATTCATTGAGTATTTCAGTTTAGCTCTGAATTTCCGCTTGAATACCTGGTTTCTTCTTGAATATTCTATTTTGGAAGCGATTTTATTTACATATTTCTGGATAATCTCCTCTAATTCACCACTTAAATCTGTGATTTTCAGAATCAGGGATTTTGTTTTTGACAGTGCATAAGTTTTATTGATTATCAAGGTCCTTGCTGACTTTGATGTCCGTCCTGTTTTGGTCTTTGGCTCCACATCATAGCAAAGAATATTGCAGAGTGATATGATCAGGGTCTTGGCATAGAAGTCCTGCTGGACCGCCCATGCTGTTTTGCCGGAAAAATCAGATACTTCAAGTCTTGATTTGATCAGTTTATATGCTTCTTCTATTCCCCATCTCTGTTTGTACAGGTTTATTAGAGAGGAAGCTGTATATTTTTTCCTGTCCAGCAGCGAAGTTGCATATATTGATATCTTACCCTTCTTATTCTTTTTCTTGATCAGTCTTACGGTCATGGTTTGGGATAACGAGGGATACTTTTCAAGCAGCCAACCGTATTTTGGAGGGAGTATTAATGTATATTCCGCATCAGTGGAACTGCTCAGGGAAAAATCCTCGACACAATTCCACCAATTGTCCTTCATCCTAAAAAGAAAATCGGCCCCCTTTCCTTTCAGCTCGAAAAAAAGTCTCAGTGATGCATAATACCTGTCGCACACAAGAAGATCCCCTTCTTTAATATGTCCAAGATGGGCATGACATAGGGTGGCTTCGGAAGTGGTGTAGCTTTCCATACCGGCATCCAGTACTAGGCCGTTGTAAACATCATACAGGTAAGATATCCTGCTCATGTAATGTCCTGCATCCGCATTGGGCCCAAAACCATGATAGCTGAACTTCTCTGACATGGAGGGATGATCTGGGAGTTCAAGCGTTGAACCATCAACAGAAAGCACCCTATGACCCTTCCATTTCTTGAACTTTGCATGTTCGTAAAAAAGACTGCAGATCAAACTGTTAAGCTTTTTGAAAACTGTATAGCACAGTTTTTTCCTGGCCTGGGTAAATGCACTTTTAGTGGGCGATAAGAAAGATTCCCCAAAAAACTCTTCAAGGCAGATATTAAGTCCTTTGTTGCTCTTTGACAAAATAAAAAGCACAAGAACTTCAAAAGAAAAGAAACGGTCACGAAGAAAATCTTTCACCGAAGTCCTACTTTCGATGATAAATTTTTCATAACTTAGTTTTAACTTGAATTCATTTACAATTAAAGTTTTAAGGCTTCCAGCACTCCCTGCTTTCGGAAGCCTTATTTTATACCTCTAATATAATGAATTTCACTCAATTAACCACTAACTAAACGGCATTAAATCTTATTTTCAAAATTCTTCAAAACCTTAAAATTATGAATGAAAAATTTTAAGATTTAAGCACTAAGCGCTAAATGAGGGGCACAATTAACGGTGAACATTTTTAACGATGTACGTTCTATGATGTTGTTGTTATGGTTGTCGGGTTGTCATGGTTCGAATACGTTAATGATTGGAGTTCTTTCAACGGCCGTAGAATTGGTTGGACCAGTGATCCTTGCCCAGCCTGGAATTCGTGGAAATCCAAAAGCTTCGTGCCTGATCCTGATTAAAATGAAAAGTTTCATCCGGCAATTACTTATAAGCCGTCTTTAAACGGTAAAAGCAGGAGATTTGAGTTAATTCGTGTAATTCCTGCCCGAGGCAGGCAGGAGTGGATATCTTTTTGATTGAAGAGTGATGAGTGGCCGGTGTTCAATGGTTCATGGTTCGGGGTCTTACGAATCTTATAAGATACAATGAAATTTGAACCATTTAGGAGTTAAGGGATTTAAGGATTTCATTAAGTCAAAACCTTTAAAAAACTCAGCGGGTTAACTGGTGTCAAAGGCTTATACTTGTCATTTCGACGCAAAAGAAATCTAAGAGACGCTACGCTTGGCTTTTGTTGCACCGAGGGTCACCGAGAAGACACCGAAAAACACGGAGAGAATTGATGTGAAGAATTAAGAATTAATGCCGTTAAGTTAAGGAATGTGATTAAATAGATTTGTAATTCATTGAGTATTTCAGTTTAGCTCTGAATTTCCGCTTGAATACCTGGTTTCTTTTTGAATATTCTATTTTGGAAGCGATTTTCTTTACATATTTCTGGATAATCTGCTCCAATTCACCAATTAAATCTCTGATTTTAAGAATCAGGGATTTTGTTTTTGACAATGCATAAGTTTTATTGATTATCAAGGTCCTTGCTGACTTTGATGTCCGTCCTGTTTTGGTTTTTGGCTCCACATCATAGCAAAGAATATTGCAGAGTGATATGATCAGGGTCTTAGCATAGAAGTCCTGCTGGACCGCCCATGCTGTTTTGCCGGGACTATGACACAAACTGTGTAAGTTGGTTTCACTACTTACGAAGTTAAAGTTAAACCTCGAAATTCTCTGTGTGATTTAGAAGAAATCGCACAGGGAATTTGAGGAACCCGCGGTAGGCGCCCCCCGGTCTGTGTGTGGACAATTTCTTACCTTTATAACACACAGATTACAAAAATGAAAAAAGAAGATCTCCTAAATGATGACTTCCTCAAGCAGTTCAGGACTGCCGGGGAGCTTAATTCCTTCCTTCAACAGCTTCAGAAAAGAGCCGTTGAGAAAATGCTTGAAGGCGAGCTGGATGCCCATCTTGGCTATGAAAAGCATCAGAATTCCGATAATCCCAATTCAAGGAACGGCTATTCCACCAAAACAATAAAAAACACATTTGGGGAAGCTGAAATCAGAGTCCCAAGAGACAGGGACGGCAGCTTTGAGCCTGCCCTTGTGCCCAAACGCAGAAGCATGGCGGAGGGCGTTGAAAACGTGATCATTTCCATGTATGCCAAGGGAATGTCAAACCAGGACATCGAAGAACAGATCCGGGAGCTTTATGACATCAATGTTTCCTCCTCCACCATCTCAAGGGTTACCGGTGCCGTAGCGGAGGATATTGTTGCATGGAGAAACAGGCCGCTTGACCCTGTATACCTGATCGTTTGGATGGATGGTATATCCTTCAAAGTCAGGGAGAACTCCAAAGTGGTCAACAAGAC
This Cecembia calidifontis DNA region includes the following protein-coding sequences:
- a CDS encoding polysaccharide biosynthesis protein, with the translated sequence MEFFKKLKVVPRWLIVLIDVLIIFHAAFFAFFIRFNFDLSLVDRFQILPGVIAFSLLSVVSMLLTKSFVGIVRHTNLSDLANMMKMLALSQVLLFLIKQANQTFNWFDSGYLLPFSVALIASLLAFPLLLGYRLLVRELYQYTQYIRHKDDIKKVAIYGAGEAGLLTFNALTGNSADKRLPVAFIDDDPKKVGKLLQGKHIFLGLDGLKKAVEKLGVQEVVIAINKIESSKKRAIVDACLEMGIPTKIIPPVQDWFNVGLKAKDIRDIRIEDLLSREEIVLDKENVKESISGKVVLVTGAAGSIGSELCRQLLHCKPALLLMLDQAESPLFDIDQELSSSFQQIKRKAILADIRNKNRMMEIFATYQPQFVFHAAAYKHVPLMDTYPEEAIRTNLFGTKILADVSCFFKVDKFVMVSTDKAVNPTNVMGATKRAAEMYVQALDQHMNQKNSSNQTKFITTRFGNVLGSNGSVIPLFKKQILNGGPVKVTHPDVTRYFMTIPEACQLVLEAGVMGLGGEIFVFDMGQPVKIVDLAEKMIQLSGKKVGRDIEIEFSGLRQGEKLFEELLNHFELVKETYHPKIKIAQVSPSDFKRVNAEVKLFKKLLEEGSEMDVVKHLKKMVPEFISNYSRFEKLDKEGKLLN
- a CDS encoding acetyltransferase; protein product: MYIYGASGHGRVIIDLIESYEKIHGIFDDNPEKKEILGYPVLGPIPKNYVFKSSLFIAIGDNATRKRLALELSSRVRFANIIHDSAIFSKRAFLGSGCVVMEGAIIKVNCTLGDQVIINTGASVDHDCLIGDYVHIAPQATLCGGITVGEGSLIGANAIILPGVKIGKWCTIGAGSIVHQDIPDGHKWIGNKLILDPAPLIIVK
- a CDS encoding IS1380 family transposase codes for the protein MKITNSTEKITPFGGFNFVFNSFKNSGLPELIDNQLGVRALRGGFSYSDIFANHMAIFFNGGDCTEDINVHLRDALEQVPSFSVCSADTILRGIKELAVDTELFINPSSGVSHEFNINGKLNSLLLKSACKTGLLKSGVAYDLDYDNTVIPTEKYDSKKTYKHVYGYQPGVASIAHPEFSQAIPVYVEGRNGNSQAKYLQADTLTRMFGQLTNENIRIGRFRADSASYQEEVLRTLEAHTESFYIRANRCAKLDNILGSIAPEKWQKIRLGVQEMEVTDLSDYKPFGKDRSYRLVITRIRRKDGQADVFSGDAFTYRAILTNEHTSSNEAVVRFYNARGASERLFDVLNNDFGWSKLPCSFLAENTSFMLMTAMYANFYTYIIGEYSRKVDWLKPTDRLKKFIFRFITVSAKWIRTGRREVLKLFTSKDYKPILN
- a CDS encoding IS4 family transposase produces the protein MKDFLRDRFFSFEVLVLFILSKSNKGLNICLEEFFGESFLSPTKSAFTQARKKLCYTVFKKLNSLICSLFYEHAKFKKWKGHRVLSVDGSTLELPDHPSMSEKFSYHGFGPNADAGHYMSRISYLYDVYNGLVLDAGMESYTTSEATLCHAHLGHIKEGDLLVCDRYYASLRLFFELKGKGADFLFRMKDNWWNCVEDFSLSSSTDAEYTLILPPKYGWLLEKYPSLSQTMTVRLIKKKNKKGKISIYATSLLDRKKYTASSLINLYKQRWGIEEAYKLIKSRLEVSDFSGKTAWAVQQDFYAKTLIISLCNILCYDVEPKTKTGRTSKSARTLIINKTYALSKTKSLILKITDLSGELEEIIQKYVNKIASKIEYSRRNQVFKRKFRAKLKYSMNYKSI